From Bos javanicus breed banteng chromosome 5, ARS-OSU_banteng_1.0, whole genome shotgun sequence, the proteins below share one genomic window:
- the LOC133248867 gene encoding olfactory receptor 6C2-like has translation MRNHTVITTFILLGLTEDPQLQVLVFVFLFLTYLLSITGNLTIIILTFLDSHLKTPMYFFLRNFSFLEISFTTVCIPRFLYSISSGDNSITYNACASQIFFIGLFGATEFFLLAAMSYDRYVAICKPLHYMTIMNGRVCTILVFCCWISGLMIIITPLSMGLQLEFCDSNAIDHFGCDAAPLFKISCSDTWFIEQMVIICAVVTFIITLIGVVLSYMYIIRTILRFPSALQRRKAFSTCSSHMIVVSITYGSCIFIYIKPSAKEEVDINKEVSVLTTSVAPLLNPVIYTLKNKQVKQAVSDIIKKIAFFLHN, from the coding sequence ATGAGAAATCACACAGTCATAACAACGTTCATCTTGTTGGGACTTACAGAGGACCCACAGCTGCAAGTTCTTGTTTTCGTCTTCTTGTTTCTTACTTACCTGCTGAGCATTACTGGAAATCTGACTATTATCATTCTAACATTCCTGGATTCTCATCTTAAAAcacctatgtatttttttcttagaaacttCTCCTTCTTAGAAATCTCATTCACAACGGTCTGTATTCCCAGATTCCTGTATAGCATATCAAGTGGGGACAATTCCATTACTTATAACGCCTGTGCTagtcaaatatttttcattggactTTTTGGGGCCACAGAGTTTTTTCTCCTGGCAGCCATGTCCTATGACCGATATGTGGCCATTTGTAAACCCCTTCATTACATGACCATCATGAATGGCAGAGTCTGCACCATCCTTGTGTTCTGCTGCTGGATCTCTGGGCTGATGATCATCATCACACCACTCAGTATGGGCCTCCAGCTAGAATTCTGTGACTCCAATGCCATTGATCATTTTGGCTGTGATGCAGCTCCTCTTTTTAAGATCTCATGCTCAGATACATGGTTCATTGAACAGATGGTTATAATTTGTGCAGTGGTGACATTCATCATTACATTGATAGGGGTTGTTCTTTCTTACATGTATATCATCAGGACAATTCTAAGATTTCCCTCTGcattacagagaagaaaagctTTTTCCACTTGTTCTTCTCACATGATTGTTGTTTCCATTACCTATGGCAGCTGTATTTTTATCTACATCAAGCCTTCAGCCAAAGAAGAGGTGGACATTAACAAAGAGGTGTCTGTGCTCACTACATCTGTTGCCCCGCTGTTGAACCCTGTTATTTATACTTTGAAGAACAAGCAGGTGAAACAAGCTGTCAGTGACATAATcaaaaaaattgcatttttctTACACAATTAA